The Candidatus Aenigmatarchaeota archaeon DNA segment TTCCGGCAGGCCAAGCCCCCTCAGGACGCCAACATACTCGTTTTTCACGTGCCCTGCGCCCACAACCACATAAACGCTGTTTCCGGCGTCAGAAATCTTCCTGAGGACTGAAACAAGCCCCCGGACATATTCTGGCGTCAGGTTCCTGGTGACGACAGAGCCGCCCAGGTAAACGACGATTTTCATAATTTTTCTAGGAGAAAATTTACTTAGATTTATGAAACCCGGCAAATATTCTGGCAGGGATACAAGCAGCAGTTTCAGAGAGTTTGCAGAAAGGAAGAGTCGGGAGACTTCACACACCTACCCTCAGCATCTGCCTTCCCTCTATAAAGAAGACGCACCTGGAGATTCACCCTCGGGTATGGCAGGTATCACTCCTGCCGAGCCGATGCGCAAGAAAGCTGACCCAAAAAGGTATCCCTGCTGCTCTTTGTAAGGTAAATGACACTTTTCATAGAAAATCATCCGGGCTATTTTTATCCTCCGGCATTTCAGTATATGGACCGGCAGTTGTTAAGCAACCTTTCAGAAAATGAATTGTGTGGATTTTGCGAGATATTTGGGGCATATATGGAAGGTAAATTTGGTCAGAAATGGGGCAGCTTTATGCAAGTTTTTCGCTTTCTACTTGAACGAAATATCAACCATAATTCCGAATCGGAACAAAAATTGACCGCTCAGGAAATCTATGAGTGGGTATTGGCTGCAAAGGCAGACCTTAGAGTTGCCAAAATGGTTAATTCTATGAATCTGAAAGAGCAGAATTATCATCTTTCTGCATTGTCTGTATACCATCTCCAACAATCTGTCGAAAAAGCAACAAAAGCTTTTGGCTTGGATAGACAAATGATCCTTAGATCAGACTTAAAAGGTAAGGACCAAATAAGTCACGTGAGCCCAAAGGTTTTTATAAAGCGTTTAAAAGAAAAACTCCTGAACGAACCTTTAGGTATTTTTCTAAATAACTCAAAACTCAGAAGTCAGATAGAAATGTTCAGTGAGAATATTGAAGATAGGGTTTTTTTAAATCTAGAGGGCAAAAGAATAGGGGATTATTTAACTAACTCTAGAGAGATTTCAAGAAAATTCGAGAATACTCTTCCAGCCGTATTTAACAGAAAGTTCAGGAAGACTTGGAAGACAATTTCCGGAGGGGTTGCTGAAGCCATTCAGAAAAGTGAGTTGATAGATGAGAAAAATAAGCCTCATGCAGTAAAATTTGTGAGTGAAATTGACCTGCCCTTCGAGTGGAAATATCTCATCCACACTATGAGCTTCACAACAGGCCTATATTATTTATCAATCATTACCTATGCTCATGAAGCATTTACTCGGTATCCGGGCGGAAAGATTACACCCAGAGACTATACTGAAAATATGGGAATTGTCGCCAAATTCGATGAAATAGTAGAATATTTCGAGCCAATTTTAAATGAACTGGAGATAGACCTTGATCCAAATAAGTGAGGTCACCTGCCAAGAATCTCTTGCCTCACCCAGTCTGGCACTCCCGGCAGAGGCACATTCAAAAACCCGCTTACAATTAAGGACGTTGCCTTCTCCTGGCTCAATCCCCTTGACATGAGATATAATAGCTCCTTTTCAGCGACTTTTCCGATTGCCGCCTCGTGCGACAGGTCAACGCCGGGGTTTCTCGCATCTATTTCCGGGATTGACCTTAGCTCGGCCTTGTCCGAAAGCAAAATCCCCTTGCACTCGATGTGGCCCTTGGCCCTTGCAAGGCCGACAATTTTTCCCCTTGTTATCACTTTTGAAGACCCTTCAAGAATCGCCCTCGAGTTTATCGTCCCCACGCTTTCGTCCCCTGCCAGCTCTATCTCCTCGCCCATCTCGATCAGGGAGTTTTTCTTGCCGTAGAGAATCGTGTTGAAAATTGCCTTTCCTCCCCGCCCGCAAACCGCCTTTGGGAAGGCCTTAAGGTCCTTTACGGGCTTCATGCAGAGGTAATTGCTAACGTACGTTCCCTTGTCTTTTACCTGCACAGCCGTAACCGGCCTCACAGTGATATTTTCGCCCCAGTTGTGCACCATCGTAAAGTTCAGCGTTGCCCCCCTGCCGACATATACTTCGGAAACGCCGACATGAAGCCCGCTCTTAAGCGACTCGTGCGAAGCGCAGCCGCTGATTATTGTCGCGTCGCTTCCGTCCTCAGCAACAATTACATTGTGCAAAATCTGGTTTTTGCCCCTGTCCAAAAGCATGCAGCTCTGGAGGGGAAGCTCTACATGGCAGCCCTTGGAGATTCTTATATAATATCCGCCCTGGGGAGACTGCGCCATCCGGGCAAACTCGTTTTTTTCGGGAGAAACAAGCTTCCAGTACTTATCTTTCAGCCCGTATTTTTTGATTGCGTCATAAATGTCCATTATCTCGACAAGCCCCTTGTACTTCTGGCTTATTCCATCGAAGACTTTCCGGTCATCGACAAACATGTAGCTTCCCGCCCTGCCAGTGGGCTCGATTCCACACCGGGAAGCCATCTGGCTTTGCGCCTCACTTAAGCCCAGCATTTTTTCAAGATTTTTTCTCCCTATCATGTTCGCACTTTATGCAGGCCCCATAGCCATCTCTTGAAATAAGGTCAAATATGTGTTTTGGCTCTTCATGGCAGGCAAACCTGCCTTCAATAAGAACGCACCCCTTGTCTGACTTCAGGTGCTTAAGAATCGTCCCCTGGTGGGTTACGAGAATCGCAGCGGCTTTGCTCATCGTGATGTATTTCTGAAGCTCTGACGCTATTATCTTCAAACTCTCTATATCAACACCTGAGTCCGGCTCGTCAAGAAGAAGGAGCCGCGGCTTCATAAGGAGAAGCTGGAGCATTTCAGCCCGCTTCTTTTCGCCCCCCGAGAAGTGCACATTTATGTCCCTGTCAAGAAAATCAGCCATGCCAAATTTTGCGATGAGGCGCTTTTCCTCGTCTGAGAAGTCCTCCTTTCCAAGGCAAATCTTAAGAAGCTGCCTGAGGGTTACGCCCTCAATCTCAATTGGCTGCTGGAAGCCCAAAACCACCCCCAGCTTTGCGCGCTTTTCAATCGGAAACTCGGAAATCTCCCTGACACCAAGCTTTATGCTTCCCGAAACGCTGTAACCGGGAACCCCCGCAATCACCTTCAGAAGCGTCGATTTCCCGCTTCCATTCGGCCCGAAAACGGTAAGAATCTTCCCTTTGCCCAAATCAAGCTTAAGGTTTTTAAGAATCCTGCTGCCCCTGGTCGAGGCCGAGAGGTTTTTAATTGAGAGCATAAGATATGTTAAAAAACAAGGTATATTTGCAGCTTTCTCTTTGCATGCTATTTTGAGGAAATATTCAACACAATGCTATAATCAGTATCGGGCTTAAGAATCCCATTCATCAAATGCCCATCTCCTGAAACTTCAAGGTCTCCGACAAGCCATTCCTGTCGAACATCCTTGGTTGGATAAACGATAAGCTTGTCTCCAGGCCTTAGAGCGCCGGCACTATATAGAGTTTTGAAGCTTTCAAATCCCCTAAACCCCATACCCACTTCATATGTAGTGGGAGGCATTTTGGGCTTTTCCGAAGGTGAGCCAATATTGGTGAGCATAGAATGATATTAAGAGATGCTTTAAAGGGCTTTATTCAGTTGACTATAAAAAAGAATTCTACTGCAAGCGCCAAAAGACGCCTGTCGGCTACACCAAAAACTGCAGGTAGTTGAACAGGAAGCCCGTAAAGACAATTCCTACAGTCACCAGCCCAAAAAATAGGCCTATTAGCTTCCATTCCATAGCCCTCCGAAGAAGTATTGCCTCAGGAATGCTGAGGGCCGAAACTGACATCATGAAGGCAAGCGCAGTTCCAAGCGGGACGCCTTTTGCGAAAAGCGCAAAGGCAATCGGCAGGATTGCAACGCAGCTTCCGTACATCGGCACTCCCAGGATAACCACTAGCGGCACTGCCAATGCACCCGTTCCTTCAACCACGCGGCCAATAATTTCCTGCGGGACATAATTGTGGATAATTCCTCCTATTGCAACACTTACCAGAATCCACAGCCACAGCTTCCTCACGATAGACTTTGCCTCCAGGTAGCCGTACTTCAGGCGCTCCCTGTGGCTCCTGAAGATAATTTTCCTGAGCTTTCCGCTTTGCTGGCAGAAATCCTTATCAAGGTGTTTTTCAAGCCCCATCCTGCCAAGAAGGGCTCCAAGCAGGATTCCGATAAGGATTCCGCTTGCGGCATAGAAAAAAGCGATTTTCCAGCCAAAATACGCAAAAATAAGGATGAGGAGGTACTCATTCACCAGAGGCGAAGTGATAAGAAACGAGAACATTACTCCAAGGGGAACGCCTGCCCGGAGAAACCCAAAAAACAGGGGGATGGACGAGCAGGAGCAAAAAGGCGTGACCGCCCCGAAAAGCGCGGCCATGATATTTCCGATTCCATAGCGGCCCCTTGACATCGTGTCCCTGACCTTCTCCGGTGGAATAAAGCTCCTGAGGTATCCTATGGCCAGAATCATCCCAAACAGCAGAAGCAGGATTTTTGCCGAGTCGTAAACGAAAAAGTTGAAGAACTGAGCTATGGCTGAAGCCCGGTCAAGAAGCAAAACCTGATAAAAAAGAAAATCTACGATTTCCTGCAACATTAGTAGTCTTCTTCTTCAAAGTCGCCGCCACCGCAGCACCAGCATCTCCCATCGCATCCCTTATCCTCAGAAGACTTATCTGCCTTTTTGGCTGATTTGCCGGACATACCTTTTCCTGATTTTTCCACGACCATTAATTATATCTATATATTTATAACTATAAATACTTGCTATAGTTATGAAACCTGCTTCAAGGGTGTTCAAGGCACTCTGCGACGAAACGAGATTCAAATTGGTCGAAAACCTCCTCTGCGGGGAAAAGTGCGTCTGCGAGCTGATAAAGCCCACCGGAAGAGCGCAGTCGACAGTTTCCCTCCAGCTCAGAAAGCTCGAATCAGAAGGAATTGTAGAAAGCAGGAGGGCCGGAAAAAATATCTACTACCAGCTAAAAGATCCGCGGGTTTCCAAAATATTCAAAGTTCTGGGCTATAAGGTAAATGGCTAAATTCAAATGGAAATGAGATTAATGCAATTAGGTTTATAGGGCTCCAAGGGCAATAACGAGCAGCACGCCCACCACAAATGAAACAAGGGTTCCATACCCGGACACACGGCAACAGGAGCTTGGTATCAGCTCGTCAACAGAAATGTAAATCATAAGCCCCGCCGCAGCCCCAATCAAAAGCCCCACCACATCCAACGGAAAGTAGCTGGAAAGGTAATGCGCCGCGAAAAGCCCGATGAGCGTGGGTATAATCGTAGAAACCGAAACCAAAAATGCCTTCAGGCGGTTCCCATTAACCTTGTAGTAAGGGGCCGAGGTGCATATTGCCTCCGGAATGTCGTGAATTGCAATGGCCACAGCTATGGCAAAAGACAGCTTGAAGTCAGACGCCGAAACTATTCCCATGGCAAGCCCCTCCGGGAAATTATGCAGGAAAATTCCAAGGAAAAGGTAATAAACCGTCTTTTTCAGCTCAAGGTCTTTTGAGCCGCCGGCGCAAATAGAGGGATGGATATGAGGCACAACTTTGTCCACCAGAATCATCACGGCCGTTCCAAGCGCCAGCCCCGCAGCGCAGGTCCATATAGAAGACAACTCTATGCTCTCAGGGATGAGGTCAAGAAATGATATGGAGATCATAACTCCTGCCGCAAAAGACAGGAGGTTATAAACCATGAAATCCGAGGGCTTTTTAAGAACCCCGATAAGCGAGCCAATAACAGGCCCCAGGATGCAGACAGCCACTATTGCAAGGAGGTCCATAAACTAAGCAGCCAAATAAGTTTAATGTCAGTGTTAATGCCGCAAAAATCCTCGGGAGGTAAATTTTAAATATATATTCATAAAACATTATAGGTGAGTAAAATGCCAGCACTAGATAGAACCGGTCCAATGGGTCTTGGCCCAGGAACCGGATGGGGAATGGGAATCTGCTACAGCCCTTATGGGGTTTGGCCGGGAATGGGATACCGATATTCCGGCAGAAGGCCTGGCAGGCGGATGAGGCGATGGTCAATTCCTTTTGCCTTCGGACAATATGGGATATACGAGCAGCCGGAAGCGCCAGAGACAAGAGAGGAAGCAAGGGCCTACGCTGCAGAAGAAATCCAGCAGGCAGAGAGAATAATCGAAGAGCTAAGTGAATACATCCGGGAAATGAAGGAATACCTAAGCCAAACCAGGGAAGAGCAGAATGAGAGAAAGGCGTAAATGCCGCGATTGCTTTTTGTTTTGTTTATAAATATAGATTCATAACTATCTCTTATGCGAATATGAAAATTGCAATAAGTTCAACTGGAAATACGCTTGAAAGCGAAGTAAGCGAGGTATTTGCAAGGTGCCCATACTTTTTAATCGTCGAAACGGAAGGCAAAAGCTACCATCTGGCAGAAGCGGTAAAGAATGAGTACATAAACGCGGGAAGCGCTGGCATCCGGGCTGCAGAGCTGATTGCCGAAAAAGGCGCAAATGGCGTAATCGCGGGGGACTTTGGCCCGAGGGCAGTCGATGTTCTCAGCCAGTTCAACATAAAGGCATGGCGCAAAAAAGGCGCTGTAAAAGAAGCCCTGGAAGAAGTCCTCTCAAAGCCCGCAGAAGAAGAGGGAACAGAATAATGATTATTGCTGTGCCTACCGAAGGCAAAAAGGGAATGGATGAAAAAGTTGCCCTGCACTTTGGCAGATGCGAAACCTATACGCTCATAGATGAAAACGGAAAATTAATCGGCATTATAGGCAACACAAGCGAGCACATGGGCGGGGTTGGGCTTCCGCCGGAACTTCTCAAAAAACACGGCGCTGAAGTTCTACTGTGTGGAGACCTGGGGCCAAGGGCAATTGAAATGTGCAAAAGCTTGGGAATAGAGGTCTGGATATCCAGAGCAGAAACCGTAAAAGAAATCCACCGCCTATGGAAGGAAGGCAAAGCCAAAAAGGCAGGGCCTGAAGATGCCTGTGAGGAGCACAGAAAATGAAAATTGCAGTTACCGGAGGAAAGGGAGGCACCGGAAAGTCAATGGTTGCAACGTCTCTTGCCGTGGAATTTGCGAAAATAAAAAAGACTATGCTTGTTGACGCCGATGTCGAGTGCCCAAACGACTACCTGATGCTCTCCATAAAGAGAAGGGCTCTTGGAAAAATCTGGCAGCCAATACCAAAGTGGGACTTCAAAAAATGCACAAAGTG contains these protein-coding regions:
- a CDS encoding SufD family Fe-S cluster assembly protein is translated as MIGRKNLEKMLGLSEAQSQMASRCGIEPTGRAGSYMFVDDRKVFDGISQKYKGLVEIMDIYDAIKKYGLKDKYWKLVSPEKNEFARMAQSPQGGYYIRISKGCHVELPLQSCMLLDRGKNQILHNVIVAEDGSDATIISGCASHESLKSGLHVGVSEVYVGRGATLNFTMVHNWGENITVRPVTAVQVKDKGTYVSNYLCMKPVKDLKAFPKAVCGRGGKAIFNTILYGKKNSLIEMGEEIELAGDESVGTINSRAILEGSSKVITRGKIVGLARAKGHIECKGILLSDKAELRSIPEIDARNPGVDLSHEAAIGKVAEKELLYLMSRGLSQEKATSLIVSGFLNVPLPGVPDWVRQEILGR
- a CDS encoding NifB/NifX family molybdenum-iron cluster-binding protein, with translation MKIAISSTGNTLESEVSEVFARCPYFLIVETEGKSYHLAEAVKNEYINAGSAGIRAAELIAEKGANGVIAGDFGPRAVDVLSQFNIKAWRKKGAVKEALEEVLSKPAEEEGTE
- a CDS encoding permease, giving the protein MLQEIVDFLFYQVLLLDRASAIAQFFNFFVYDSAKILLLLFGMILAIGYLRSFIPPEKVRDTMSRGRYGIGNIMAALFGAVTPFCSCSSIPLFFGFLRAGVPLGVMFSFLITSPLVNEYLLILIFAYFGWKIAFFYAASGILIGILLGALLGRMGLEKHLDKDFCQQSGKLRKIIFRSHRERLKYGYLEAKSIVRKLWLWILVSVAIGGIIHNYVPQEIIGRVVEGTGALAVPLVVILGVPMYGSCVAILPIAFALFAKGVPLGTALAFMMSVSALSIPEAILLRRAMEWKLIGLFFGLVTVGIVFTGFLFNYLQFLV
- a CDS encoding ATP-binding cassette domain-containing protein → MLSIKNLSASTRGSRILKNLKLDLGKGKILTVFGPNGSGKSTLLKVIAGVPGYSVSGSIKLGVREISEFPIEKRAKLGVVLGFQQPIEIEGVTLRQLLKICLGKEDFSDEEKRLIAKFGMADFLDRDINVHFSGGEKKRAEMLQLLLMKPRLLLLDEPDSGVDIESLKIIASELQKYITMSKAAAILVTHQGTILKHLKSDKGCVLIEGRFACHEEPKHIFDLISRDGYGACIKCEHDREKKS
- a CDS encoding winged helix-turn-helix transcriptional regulator is translated as MKPASRVFKALCDETRFKLVENLLCGEKCVCELIKPTGRAQSTVSLQLRKLESEGIVESRRAGKNIYYQLKDPRVSKIFKVLGYKVNG
- a CDS encoding NifB/NifX family molybdenum-iron cluster-binding protein yields the protein MIIAVPTEGKKGMDEKVALHFGRCETYTLIDENGKLIGIIGNTSEHMGGVGLPPELLKKHGAEVLLCGDLGPRAIEMCKSLGIEVWISRAETVKEIHRLWKEGKAKKAGPEDACEEHRK
- a CDS encoding DUF5320 domain-containing protein, yielding MPALDRTGPMGLGPGTGWGMGICYSPYGVWPGMGYRYSGRRPGRRMRRWSIPFAFGQYGIYEQPEAPETREEARAYAAEEIQQAERIIEELSEYIREMKEYLSQTREEQNERKA
- a CDS encoding ZIP family metal transporter, which codes for MDLLAIVAVCILGPVIGSLIGVLKKPSDFMVYNLLSFAAGVMISISFLDLIPESIELSSIWTCAAGLALGTAVMILVDKVVPHIHPSICAGGSKDLELKKTVYYLFLGIFLHNFPEGLAMGIVSASDFKLSFAIAVAIAIHDIPEAICTSAPYYKVNGNRLKAFLVSVSTIIPTLIGLFAAHYLSSYFPLDVVGLLIGAAAGLMIYISVDELIPSSCCRVSGYGTLVSFVVGVLLVIALGAL